One segment of Pseudomonas sp. FP2196 DNA contains the following:
- a CDS encoding alkaline phosphatase D family protein yields the protein MSPFGPVLSFRGIQNQKYCVSAILVQDLNAPAPVPNVAQAHRPTVTQIAKVPVSHPKMAVWRLDMQIEQTKTQLKIDYEWAGISGSFHVPPLEQAPRIAYASCNGVSDVKYLQSLADRYAERWSNLAQAHKQAEYHLLIMGGDQIYSDELLQIRGPLNEWHQQLSWNRDDTRWTEEMELQADEFFANVYPRYWARPQVLKMLSSVPTLMMWDDHDIIDGWGSYPQALHESPVHQGLFRIATRYFRIYQLQIGENETRPGAITRQGFSFAFEGLGGLAIVVPDLRFERAPDIKGRNGQLKQPTQIMSQKSISQMFDWIKSLAVGKHSHLLFVSSVPVSFVNLALLEALVGWVPGEIGPEDDFRDHWRHQPHKNERKQLINGLLDFAKRSKCKVTIVSGDVHVAAASVIRSANPRHSDNGAEVIHQLISTGIVHPPLAVLAIRSLETITSTREKIDTDLTADMQTIGYDGNYLIASRNWLSIEPDKNADGRNRLWVKWHVEGHDHPITRLIEPTG from the coding sequence ATGAGTCCCTTTGGCCCGGTTTTGAGCTTTCGAGGTATCCAGAATCAAAAATACTGCGTGTCAGCCATTCTGGTGCAAGACCTGAATGCCCCGGCGCCAGTCCCCAACGTTGCGCAGGCGCACCGTCCGACCGTCACGCAAATTGCAAAGGTGCCTGTAAGCCATCCGAAAATGGCCGTCTGGCGGCTCGACATGCAGATCGAACAAACTAAAACGCAATTGAAGATCGACTATGAGTGGGCAGGCATATCCGGCTCCTTCCACGTCCCTCCACTTGAACAGGCACCTCGCATCGCCTACGCCTCGTGTAATGGCGTGTCTGACGTGAAATACCTGCAATCACTGGCTGATCGTTATGCTGAGCGTTGGAGCAATCTCGCTCAAGCGCATAAACAAGCCGAGTACCATCTGCTGATCATGGGCGGCGATCAGATTTATAGCGACGAACTGCTGCAGATCCGGGGCCCTCTGAATGAGTGGCATCAGCAGTTGTCCTGGAATCGCGATGACACTCGTTGGACTGAAGAAATGGAGCTTCAGGCTGACGAGTTTTTTGCCAACGTCTATCCGCGATATTGGGCTCGGCCACAAGTGCTGAAAATGCTAAGTAGCGTGCCTACTTTGATGATGTGGGATGACCACGACATTATCGATGGCTGGGGCTCCTATCCCCAGGCACTGCATGAGAGTCCCGTACACCAAGGACTGTTTCGCATTGCGACGCGTTATTTCCGGATTTACCAACTGCAGATCGGCGAAAACGAAACACGTCCGGGCGCCATTACCCGTCAAGGCTTTTCCTTTGCCTTCGAAGGGCTCGGCGGTCTGGCGATTGTTGTTCCCGATCTCAGGTTCGAGCGAGCACCAGACATCAAGGGTAGAAACGGTCAGCTCAAACAACCTACGCAAATCATGTCGCAGAAAAGCATCTCTCAGATGTTTGACTGGATTAAAAGCCTGGCTGTCGGCAAGCACTCACACTTGTTGTTCGTATCCAGTGTCCCGGTTTCGTTCGTCAACCTGGCATTACTTGAGGCGCTGGTCGGATGGGTTCCGGGGGAAATCGGGCCGGAGGATGACTTCCGTGACCACTGGCGCCATCAGCCGCACAAGAACGAACGCAAGCAGTTGATCAATGGATTGCTGGACTTTGCCAAGCGCAGCAAATGCAAAGTCACCATTGTTTCCGGCGATGTGCACGTCGCCGCCGCCAGCGTTATCCGCTCGGCCAACCCCAGGCATAGCGACAATGGTGCCGAGGTCATCCACCAACTGATTTCCACAGGCATCGTCCACCCCCCTCTGGCAGTACTGGCCATCAGAAGCCTGGAAACCATCACCAGTACCCGGGAAAAGATCGACACCGACCTGACAGCCGACATGCAAACCATCGGCTACGACGGAAATTACCTGATCGCCAGCCGCAACTGGCTGTCCATTGAACCGGATAAAAACGCCGATGGGCGCAACCGGCTATGGGTGAAATGGCACGTCGAGGGGCATGATCATCCGATCACTCGACTCATAGAACCAACAGGCTGA
- the paaZ gene encoding phenylacetic acid degradation bifunctional protein PaaZ: MPHAPTLQSFLAGRWIGQHGAQILRSAIDGHELARTHEERPDFAEAIDFGRRQGVSELMKLDFQQRAQRLKALALYLSERKEQLYALSHHSGATRADSWIDIEGGNGTLFTYAGLGARELPSGNIVHEGPAMALGKLGSFAGTHILVPRGGVAVHINAFNFPIWGMLEKFAPCFLAGMPCIVKPASATSYLTEAVVRLMDESGLLPTGSLQLVIGSTGDLLDRMQGQDVVTFTGSADTAAKLRVNPNLIRHSVPFNAEADSLNCAILAPDVTPDDEEFELFIKEVAREMTTKAGQKCTAIRRAIVPKQHIDAVATRLRDRLAKVVIGDPSVEGVRMGALASHDQQKDVGERLQSLLQSCDQLFGASDGFEPRGENVSQGAFFAPTLLLARDPHAEGGAHDIEAFGPVSTLMAYDDLDEALVLAARGKGSLVASLVTKSPAIAAKAIPAAAAWHGRLLVLDRESAAESTGHGSPLPQLKHGGPGRAGGGEELGGLRAVKHYLQRAAVQGSPTMLAAVTGEHVRGAKVIETEVHPFRRHFQDLQIGESLLTHRRTVTEADLVNFGCLSGDHFYMHFDDIAAKESQFGKRIAHGYFVLSAAAGLFVSAAPGPVLANYGLDTLRFINPVGIGDTIQARLTCKRKIDQGKKSPQGIPQGVVAWDVEVTNQLGELVASYDILTLVVKREESGK, encoded by the coding sequence ATGCCCCACGCCCCTACCCTGCAAAGCTTCCTCGCCGGCCGCTGGATCGGCCAGCACGGCGCGCAAATCCTGCGCAGTGCCATCGACGGCCATGAGCTGGCGCGGACCCACGAAGAGCGCCCGGACTTCGCCGAAGCCATCGACTTCGGGCGCCGCCAGGGCGTCAGCGAACTGATGAAGCTCGACTTCCAGCAACGCGCACAACGGCTCAAGGCGTTGGCGCTGTACCTGAGCGAACGCAAAGAACAGCTCTACGCCCTCTCCCATCACAGCGGCGCCACCCGTGCCGATAGCTGGATCGACATCGAGGGCGGCAACGGCACGCTGTTCACCTACGCCGGCCTCGGCGCGCGGGAATTGCCATCGGGCAACATCGTCCACGAAGGCCCGGCGATGGCACTGGGCAAGCTCGGCAGCTTCGCCGGCACGCACATTCTGGTGCCGCGCGGCGGCGTCGCGGTTCACATCAACGCCTTCAACTTTCCGATCTGGGGCATGCTGGAGAAGTTCGCACCGTGCTTCCTCGCCGGCATGCCGTGCATCGTCAAACCGGCCAGCGCCACCAGTTACCTGACCGAAGCCGTGGTGCGACTGATGGACGAATCCGGCCTGTTGCCGACCGGCAGCCTGCAACTGGTGATCGGCAGCACCGGCGACCTGCTCGACCGTATGCAAGGTCAGGACGTGGTGACGTTCACCGGCTCCGCCGACACCGCCGCCAAGCTGCGGGTCAACCCGAACCTGATCCGCCATTCGGTGCCGTTCAACGCCGAAGCCGACTCGCTGAACTGCGCGATCCTCGCTCCGGACGTCACCCCGGATGACGAAGAGTTCGAGCTGTTCATCAAGGAAGTCGCGCGGGAAATGACCACCAAGGCCGGGCAAAAATGCACGGCAATCCGCCGTGCCATCGTGCCCAAGCAACACATCGATGCGGTAGCCACACGACTGCGTGATCGCCTGGCGAAAGTGGTGATCGGCGACCCGTCGGTGGAGGGCGTTCGCATGGGCGCGCTGGCCTCCCACGATCAACAGAAAGATGTTGGCGAGCGCCTGCAAAGCCTGCTGCAAAGCTGCGATCAGCTGTTCGGGGCGAGTGACGGTTTCGAACCGCGCGGCGAAAACGTCAGTCAGGGCGCGTTCTTCGCCCCGACTCTGCTGCTGGCCCGTGATCCGCATGCCGAGGGCGGCGCCCATGACATCGAAGCCTTCGGTCCGGTCAGCACGTTGATGGCTTACGACGATCTCGATGAAGCACTGGTGTTGGCTGCTCGCGGCAAGGGCAGCCTGGTCGCCAGTCTGGTCACCAAGTCCCCTGCCATCGCCGCCAAGGCCATCCCCGCTGCCGCCGCGTGGCACGGGCGCCTGCTGGTACTGGATCGTGAGTCCGCTGCCGAATCCACCGGCCATGGCTCGCCGCTGCCACAACTCAAACACGGCGGCCCTGGCCGTGCCGGCGGTGGTGAAGAGCTGGGCGGCCTGCGCGCGGTCAAACACTACCTGCAACGCGCGGCGGTACAAGGCTCGCCGACCATGCTTGCAGCCGTCACCGGTGAACACGTGCGCGGCGCCAAAGTCATCGAAACCGAAGTGCATCCGTTCCGCCGGCACTTCCAGGATCTTCAGATCGGCGAGTCACTGCTGACCCATCGCCGCACCGTCACCGAAGCGGACCTGGTCAACTTCGGCTGCCTGTCCGGCGACCACTTCTACATGCACTTCGACGACATCGCCGCCAAAGAGTCGCAGTTCGGCAAACGCATCGCCCACGGCTATTTCGTGCTCTCTGCGGCCGCCGGCCTGTTCGTCTCCGCCGCCCCCGGCCCGGTACTGGCCAACTACGGCCTCGACACCCTGCGCTTCATCAACCCGGTCGGCATCGGCGACACCATCCAGGCGCGCCTGACTTGCAAGCGCAAGATCGACCAGGGCAAGAAGAGCCCGCAAGGCATTCCGCAAGGCGTGGTGGCGTGGGATGTGGAGGTTACCAACCAGCTCGGTGAGCTGGTGGCGAGCTATGACATTTTGACGTTGGTGGTGAAGCGCGAAGAATCGGGAAAATAA
- a CDS encoding cation acetate symporter, with amino-acid sequence MKRLAAFFLLPGVLVTDLALAAETSTRPLNWNAIGMFMVFVLFTLGVTRWAALRTRSTSDFYTAGGGMTGFQNGLAIAGDMISAASFLGISAMMFLNGYDGLLYALGVLAGWPIILFLIAERLRNLGKYTFADVVSYRLEQIPVRLTSAFGTLTVALMYLVAQMVGAGKLIELLFGIDYLYAVVLVGVLMVFYVTFGGMLATTWVQIIKAVMLLFGTTFMAFMVLKHFGFSFEAMFAGATAVHAKGTAIMAPGGLLSNPIDAISLGLGMMFGTAGLPHILMRFFTVSDAKQARKSVFYATGFIGYFYLLLIIVGFGSIVMVGTDPSFRDASGAIIGGGNMVAVHLAQAVGGNLFLGFISAVAFATILAVVAGLALSGASAVSHDLYACVMRKGQASEKEEIRVSRIATLCIGVLAIVLGLLFESQNIAFLSGLVLAIAASVNFPVLFLSMFWKGLTTRGAVIGSLAGLVSAIVLLILSPAVWVNVLHHPQALFPYSNPALFSMSLAFFSAWLFSVTDRSPRAALERGRYLAQFIRSMTGIGAAGASQH; translated from the coding sequence ATGAAACGTCTGGCCGCGTTTTTCCTGCTCCCCGGCGTGCTGGTCACTGACCTTGCCCTCGCTGCCGAAACCAGTACCCGCCCGTTGAACTGGAACGCCATCGGCATGTTCATGGTGTTCGTCCTGTTCACCCTCGGCGTGACCCGTTGGGCCGCGCTGCGCACCCGTTCGACCAGCGATTTCTATACCGCTGGTGGCGGCATGACCGGTTTCCAGAACGGTCTGGCGATTGCTGGCGACATGATCTCCGCTGCTTCGTTTCTGGGCATCTCGGCGATGATGTTCCTCAACGGTTACGACGGCTTGCTCTACGCCCTGGGCGTGTTGGCTGGCTGGCCGATCATCCTGTTCCTGATCGCCGAACGCCTGCGCAACCTCGGCAAATACACCTTTGCCGACGTCGTTTCGTATCGCCTCGAACAAATTCCGGTGCGCCTGACCTCGGCCTTCGGCACGCTGACCGTGGCGCTGATGTACCTGGTGGCGCAGATGGTCGGCGCCGGCAAACTGATCGAATTGCTGTTCGGCATCGACTACCTCTACGCCGTGGTACTCGTCGGCGTGCTGATGGTGTTCTACGTCACGTTCGGCGGCATGCTCGCCACCACGTGGGTGCAGATCATCAAAGCGGTGATGCTGCTGTTCGGCACCACGTTCATGGCCTTCATGGTGCTCAAGCACTTCGGTTTCAGCTTTGAGGCGATGTTTGCCGGCGCCACCGCCGTGCATGCCAAAGGTACGGCGATCATGGCGCCGGGCGGGTTGCTGTCGAACCCGATCGACGCGATTTCCCTGGGGCTGGGCATGATGTTCGGCACTGCCGGGTTGCCACACATCCTTATGCGTTTCTTCACCGTCAGCGATGCGAAACAGGCGCGTAAAAGCGTGTTCTACGCCACCGGTTTCATCGGCTATTTCTACCTGCTGCTGATCATCGTCGGTTTCGGCTCCATCGTCATGGTCGGCACCGATCCGTCCTTTCGCGATGCCAGCGGCGCGATCATCGGTGGCGGCAACATGGTCGCCGTGCATCTGGCGCAAGCGGTGGGTGGCAACCTGTTCCTCGGCTTCATTTCGGCGGTGGCATTCGCGACGATTCTGGCGGTGGTGGCCGGACTCGCGCTCTCCGGCGCCTCCGCGGTGTCCCATGACTTGTACGCCTGCGTGATGCGTAAAGGTCAGGCCAGCGAGAAGGAAGAAATCCGCGTCTCACGCATCGCCACCCTGTGCATCGGCGTGCTCGCCATCGTCCTCGGCCTGTTGTTCGAATCGCAGAACATCGCCTTCCTCTCCGGGTTGGTGCTGGCCATCGCCGCTTCGGTGAATTTCCCGGTGCTGTTCCTTTCGATGTTCTGGAAAGGCCTGACCACACGCGGCGCAGTCATCGGCAGTCTGGCGGGGCTGGTCTCGGCCATCGTGCTGCTGATCCTGAGTCCGGCGGTGTGGGTCAACGTCCTGCATCACCCACAAGCGCTGTTCCCGTATTCCAACCCGGCGCTGTTTTCCATGAGTCTGGCGTTCTTCAGCGCCTGGCTGTTTTCGGTCACCGACCGCTCGCCCCGCGCAGCCCTCGAGCGCGGCCGTTATCTGGCGCAGTTCATTCGTTCAATGACCGGCATCGGCGCGGCCGGCGCCAGCCAACACTGA
- a CDS encoding DUF485 domain-containing protein, whose protein sequence is MSPEDVELIRQHPDFIQLVRRKQRLYWSLTALMLVIYYGFVLLVAFSPATLGQSLSGGVTTVGMLVGVSVVLLAFALTGFYVYRANNVIDPLNEKLKQECAR, encoded by the coding sequence ATGAGCCCCGAAGACGTCGAATTGATCCGCCAACACCCCGACTTCATCCAGCTAGTGCGCCGCAAGCAGCGCCTGTACTGGTCGCTGACCGCATTGATGCTGGTGATCTATTACGGCTTCGTCCTGCTGGTGGCTTTCTCCCCCGCCACATTGGGCCAGTCCCTCAGCGGCGGCGTGACCACCGTGGGCATGCTGGTCGGTGTCAGCGTGGTGTTGCTGGCCTTTGCCCTGACGGGTTTCTACGTCTATCGCGCCAACAACGTGATCGATCCGCTCAACGAAAAGCTCAAGCAGGAGTGCGCACGATGA
- the paaE gene encoding 1,2-phenylacetyl-CoA epoxidase subunit PaaE, whose amino-acid sequence MSKFHSLTIKDVRSETRDAVSIAFDIPQHLQDSFQFTQGQHLVMRTQMDGEEVRRSYSICTGVNDGELRIAIKRVAGGRFSAFANEQLQAGHTLEVMPPAGHFHVELDPARHGNYLAVAAGSGITPILSIIKTTLEIEPHSRVTLLYGNRSSSGALFREQLEDLKNRYLQRLNLIFVFSREQQDVDLYNGRIDAQKCEQLFSRWLDVKALDAAFICGPQEMTETVRDSLKAKGMSAERIHFELFAAAGSQQKREARQAAQVLDAGTSQITVISDGRAVAFDLPRNSQSLLDAGNAQGLELPYSCKAGVCSTCKCKVIEGEVDMDSNHALEDYEVAAGYVLSCQAYPVSDKVVLDFDQF is encoded by the coding sequence ATGAGCAAATTCCACAGCCTGACCATCAAGGATGTCCGCAGCGAAACCCGTGACGCCGTGTCCATCGCTTTCGACATTCCCCAGCACTTGCAGGACAGCTTTCAGTTCACCCAGGGCCAGCATCTGGTGATGCGTACGCAAATGGACGGCGAAGAAGTGCGTCGCTCGTATTCGATCTGCACCGGGGTCAACGATGGTGAGCTGCGTATTGCGATCAAACGCGTCGCGGGTGGGCGTTTCTCGGCGTTCGCCAATGAACAATTGCAGGCCGGGCACACACTGGAAGTGATGCCGCCAGCCGGGCATTTTCACGTTGAACTGGATCCGGCTCGCCACGGCAACTATCTGGCCGTAGCGGCGGGCAGCGGCATCACGCCGATTCTGTCGATCATCAAGACCACGCTCGAGATCGAACCACACAGCCGCGTCACCCTGCTGTACGGCAACCGTTCCAGCTCTGGCGCGTTGTTCCGCGAACAGCTCGAAGACCTGAAAAACCGCTACCTGCAACGCCTGAACCTGATCTTCGTGTTCAGCCGCGAGCAACAGGATGTCGACCTCTACAACGGCCGTATCGACGCGCAGAAATGTGAGCAACTGTTCAGCCGCTGGCTCGACGTCAAAGCCCTCGATGCCGCGTTCATCTGTGGCCCGCAGGAGATGACCGAAACCGTGCGCGACAGCCTCAAGGCCAAAGGCATGAGCGCCGAGCGGATTCACTTCGAACTGTTCGCCGCTGCCGGCAGCCAACAGAAACGCGAAGCCCGCCAGGCGGCGCAAGTGCTCGACGCCGGCACCAGCCAGATCACCGTGATCAGCGACGGCCGCGCCGTGGCCTTCGACCTGCCACGCAACAGCCAGAGCCTGCTCGATGCCGGCAACGCGCAAGGTCTTGAGCTGCCCTATTCGTGCAAGGCCGGGGTGTGCTCAACCTGCAAGTGCAAAGTCATCGAAGGCGAAGTCGACATGGACAGCAACCATGCCCTGGAGGACTACGAAGTAGCGGCCGGGTATGTGCTGTCGTGCCAGGCGTATCCGGTGAGCGACAAGGTGGTGCTCGACTTCGACCAGTTTTAA
- the paaD gene encoding 1,2-phenylacetyl-CoA epoxidase subunit PaaD: MQPGELITSDRGARPALSGDLDKAWATLAEVMDPEVPVVSVVDLGIVRDLDWQAGHLHVVVTPTYSGCPATEVIEDDIRTALEHAGFNQPRLERKLTPAWSTDWITADGRERLRAYGIAPPDGSASKRTLLGESPTVLCPQCGSAHTEVLSEFGSTACKALYRCCDCREPFDYFKCI; this comes from the coding sequence ATGCAACCTGGTGAACTGATCACCAGCGATCGCGGCGCCCGGCCAGCGCTGAGCGGTGATCTGGACAAGGCCTGGGCGACCCTGGCCGAGGTCATGGACCCGGAGGTGCCGGTGGTCAGCGTGGTCGACCTCGGGATCGTGCGCGATCTCGACTGGCAGGCCGGGCATCTGCACGTGGTGGTCACGCCGACCTACTCCGGCTGCCCGGCCACCGAAGTGATCGAGGACGACATCCGCACGGCGCTGGAGCACGCCGGTTTCAACCAGCCGCGACTGGAACGCAAGTTGACCCCAGCCTGGTCCACCGACTGGATTACCGCCGATGGCCGCGAACGCTTGCGCGCCTACGGCATCGCCCCGCCGGACGGCAGCGCCAGCAAACGCACGCTGCTCGGCGAAAGCCCGACGGTGCTGTGCCCGCAATGCGGCAGCGCCCACACCGAAGTGCTCAGCGAGTTCGGCTCCACCGCGTGCAAGGCCTTGTATCGCTGCTGCGATTGCCGCGAACCCTTCGACTATTTCAAGTGCATCTGA
- the paaC gene encoding 1,2-phenylacetyl-CoA epoxidase subunit PaaC yields MNDKTDLIEYLLRLGDSALIQGQRLCQWCGKAPALEEELALMNVGLDLVGQARNWLEYAAELLNDGRDADHLAFRRDERAYRNLLLVEQPNGDYAVTMLKQFLYDAWHLPVLQGLSQSSDERIAGIAAKAVKEVTYHLRRSGEWIERMGDGTVESHQRMLAAIPEVWRFTVELIAADDSEQRLCAAGISPDIATVAAQWQATVNAVFARATLPVPAAPSYFYLNARRGLHSEHLGILLAEMQFLPRAYPDATW; encoded by the coding sequence ATGAACGATAAAACCGATCTGATCGAATACCTGCTGCGCCTCGGCGACAGCGCCCTGATTCAGGGTCAGCGTCTGTGCCAATGGTGCGGCAAGGCCCCGGCGCTGGAAGAAGAACTGGCGCTGATGAACGTCGGCCTCGACCTGGTTGGCCAGGCGCGAAACTGGCTGGAATACGCTGCCGAGTTGCTTAACGACGGCCGTGACGCCGATCACTTGGCGTTCCGCCGCGACGAGCGCGCCTACCGCAACTTGCTGCTGGTCGAACAACCGAATGGTGACTACGCGGTGACCATGCTCAAGCAATTTCTCTACGACGCCTGGCACCTGCCGGTGTTGCAGGGCCTGAGCCAGTCCAGCGACGAGCGCATTGCCGGAATCGCTGCCAAAGCGGTCAAGGAAGTCACCTATCACCTGCGCCGCTCCGGCGAGTGGATCGAGCGCATGGGCGACGGCACCGTAGAAAGCCATCAGCGCATGCTCGCGGCGATCCCGGAAGTCTGGCGTTTCACCGTCGAACTGATTGCCGCCGACGACAGCGAACAGCGTCTGTGCGCGGCCGGCATCAGCCCGGACATCGCCACTGTCGCCGCGCAATGGCAAGCGACGGTCAATGCCGTATTCGCTCGCGCCACCCTGCCCGTCCCGGCCGCGCCAAGCTATTTCTACCTGAATGCCCGTCGTGGCCTGCACAGCGAACACCTGGGCATTTTGCTCGCGGAAATGCAGTTCCTGCCAAGAGCGTACCCCGATGCAACCTGGTGA
- the paaB gene encoding 1,2-phenylacetyl-CoA epoxidase subunit PaaB translates to MSQWTLFEVFVRSKHGLNHKHVGSVHAADTTMAIENARELYTRRSEGVSLWVVPSALITASSPDEKDPLFDPADDKVYRHASFYELPAEVGHM, encoded by the coding sequence ATGTCCCAGTGGACCCTTTTCGAAGTCTTCGTGCGCAGCAAGCACGGCCTCAATCACAAACACGTCGGCAGCGTGCATGCCGCCGACACCACCATGGCCATCGAAAACGCCCGCGAACTGTACACCCGTCGTAGTGAAGGCGTGAGCCTGTGGGTGGTGCCTTCGGCGCTGATCACGGCCTCTTCGCCGGATGAAAAAGACCCGTTGTTCGATCCGGCCGACGACAAGGTTTATCGCCACGCCAGTTTCTACGAACTGCCGGCCGAAGTCGGGCACATGTGA
- the paaA gene encoding 1,2-phenylacetyl-CoA epoxidase subunit PaaA gives MYAQLVETGVKRIKDLSEMSDEERAFQEKIDSEIKIEAKNWMPDAYRQTLIRQISQHAHSEIVGMLPEGNWVTRAPSLKRKLQLMAKIQDEAGHGLYLYSAMETLGADRDEEIAKLHSGKAKYSSIFNYPTLNWADMGAVGWLVDGAAIVNQVVLQRTSYGPYSRAMVRICKEESFHQRQGYEILLTMMRHGNQAQKDMVQDAINRLWWPALMMFGPSDEHSPNSAQSMAWKIKRQSNDELRQRFIDQTIPQLELLGCTCPDPDLKWNAERDHYDFGEIQWSEFYEVLKGNGPCNQERVATRRKAIEDGAWVREAAVAHARKKHNKNAA, from the coding sequence ATGTACGCACAGCTCGTAGAAACCGGCGTAAAGCGCATCAAGGACCTTTCGGAGATGTCCGACGAGGAACGCGCCTTTCAAGAAAAAATCGATTCAGAAATCAAGATCGAAGCGAAGAATTGGATGCCAGATGCGTATCGCCAAACGTTGATCCGGCAGATTTCCCAGCACGCCCACTCCGAGATCGTCGGCATGCTCCCGGAAGGCAACTGGGTTACCCGTGCGCCATCGCTCAAACGCAAACTGCAATTGATGGCGAAGATTCAGGACGAGGCTGGTCACGGTCTGTATCTGTACAGCGCCATGGAAACCCTCGGCGCCGACCGCGATGAAGAAATCGCCAAGTTGCACAGCGGCAAGGCCAAGTATTCGAGCATCTTCAATTACCCGACGCTGAACTGGGCCGACATGGGCGCGGTGGGCTGGCTGGTCGATGGCGCGGCGATCGTCAATCAGGTGGTGTTGCAGCGCACCTCGTATGGCCCCTACTCGCGGGCCATGGTGCGGATCTGCAAGGAAGAGAGTTTCCACCAGCGCCAAGGCTACGAAATTCTTCTGACCATGATGCGTCACGGCAATCAGGCGCAAAAAGACATGGTTCAGGACGCGATCAATCGCCTGTGGTGGCCGGCGTTGATGATGTTCGGCCCGAGCGACGAACACTCACCGAACAGCGCGCAATCGATGGCCTGGAAGATAAAGCGCCAGAGCAACGACGAACTGCGCCAGCGCTTCATCGACCAGACCATCCCTCAGCTTGAGTTGCTGGGCTGCACCTGCCCCGATCCGGACTTGAAGTGGAACGCCGAGCGCGACCATTACGACTTCGGCGAAATCCAGTGGAGCGAGTTCTACGAAGTGCTCAAGGGCAACGGCCCGTGCAATCAGGAACGCGTCGCCACTCGCCGCAAAGCCATCGAAGACGGCGCCTGGGTACGCGAAGCCGCCGTCGCCCACGCCCGTAAAAAACACAACAAGAACGCTGCCTGA
- the paaK gene encoding phenylacetate--CoA ligase PaaK, with amino-acid sequence MNMPIAQAVLNPELDPLETASVDQLRQHQLERLRWSLNHAYNNVPLYRQRFDSLGVHPDDIRSLDDLAKFPFTTKSDLRDNYPYGMFAVPMHDVVRLHASSGTTGKPTVVGYTQNDIDTWANIVARSIRAGGGRRGDKVHISYGYGLFTGGLGAHYGAERLGCTVIPMSGGQTEKQVQLIKDFQPDIIMVTPSYMLNIADEIERQGIDPHKLALRLGIFGAEPWTAELRSAIEARLGITALDIYGLSEIMGPGVAMECAETRDGPTIWEDHFYPEIIDPITGEVLPDGQMGELVFTSLSKEALPMIRYRTRDLTRLLPGTARPMRRIDKITGRSDDMLIIRGVNVFPTQVEEQVLKVKQLSESYEIHLYRNGNLDSVDVHVELKAEHQGLSDEQQKALCGELSRHIKTYIGISSRVLLQPPFSIKRSEGKACHVIDKRAKA; translated from the coding sequence ATGAACATGCCAATTGCCCAAGCCGTGCTCAACCCAGAACTGGATCCGCTGGAGACTGCCAGCGTCGATCAGTTGCGCCAGCATCAACTCGAGCGTCTGCGCTGGAGCCTCAACCACGCGTACAACAATGTGCCGCTGTATCGCCAACGCTTCGATTCACTGGGCGTACACCCGGACGACATCCGCTCGCTGGACGACCTGGCGAAGTTTCCGTTCACCACCAAATCCGACCTGCGCGACAACTACCCCTACGGCATGTTCGCCGTGCCAATGCATGACGTCGTGCGCCTGCACGCGTCCAGCGGCACCACCGGCAAACCGACCGTGGTCGGTTACACCCAGAACGACATCGACACCTGGGCCAACATCGTTGCCCGTTCGATCCGCGCTGGCGGTGGTCGACGCGGCGACAAGGTGCACATTTCCTACGGCTACGGCCTGTTCACCGGCGGCCTCGGCGCGCACTACGGTGCCGAACGCCTGGGCTGCACGGTGATTCCGATGTCCGGCGGCCAGACCGAAAAACAAGTGCAACTGATCAAGGACTTCCAGCCCGACATCATCATGGTCACGCCGTCGTACATGCTCAACATCGCCGACGAGATCGAACGTCAGGGCATAGACCCGCATAAGCTGGCCCTGCGCCTGGGTATCTTCGGCGCCGAACCATGGACCGCCGAACTGCGCAGCGCCATCGAGGCACGCCTGGGCATCACCGCCCTCGACATCTACGGTCTCTCGGAAATCATGGGCCCGGGCGTGGCCATGGAATGCGCGGAAACCCGCGACGGCCCGACCATCTGGGAAGATCACTTCTACCCGGAAATCATCGATCCGATTACCGGCGAAGTGCTGCCGGACGGGCAGATGGGCGAACTGGTATTCACTTCGCTGAGCAAAGAAGCCCTGCCGATGATCCGCTACCGCACCCGCGACCTCACCCGCCTGCTGCCCGGCACCGCGCGGCCGATGCGCCGCATCGACAAGATCACCGGGCGCAGCGACGACATGCTGATCATCCGTGGCGTCAACGTCTTCCCGACCCAGGTCGAGGAGCAGGTGCTGAAGGTCAAACAGCTTTCCGAGTCTTACGAGATTCATCTGTATCGCAATGGCAACCTCGACAGCGTCGACGTGCACGTCGAACTCAAGGCAGAGCATCAGGGATTGAGCGATGAACAGCAGAAGGCCCTGTGCGGCGAACTGAGTCGGCACATCAAGACGTACATTGGGATCAGTTCACGGGTGCTGCTGCAGCCGCCATTCTCGATCAAGCGCTCGGAAGGCAAGGCGTGTCATGTGATCGACAAACGCGCGAAAGCTTAA